The genomic DNA AGAAAATCAACTACTTATAGTTTTGCTTTgtacaattttaataaaatgtaacaaATACTTTAGAATTTTGtaacattaattttaattttgtaacattaatttttgtaagTGATTGATTATGCAATATCCTAATTGACGCTTGTATTGTATAATGGACGTGTATGGATCGTGGacgataaatacaaaatttactcAACACAAATCAAAGAGAAGTGTTGACTTATCAATAATAAATCCAATATCTGTCATTTTaatgcatatataaaatatacgtcaagttttaaaatacatttcaaCCACCAAACTTATTATTTGCATATGGTCAGTCAATAATTAGTGTTTCAATTGCTTAAGAAACCGATTAAAGTCGTGGTTATGCTTGGAAACTATCTTTTGCAtatgtcataactcataagaaACAATCAgacatttttctaaaaaagtagTCACCTTATAATATGGTTCGTTagtaaaaacttaaaagtgaaaaataataaGCCAATAACTAGTTATAGAAACgaattgaataaaatttgatGATATTTGGCCCTAAAGTCTTGGAGTCAGATTAATAATAGCAATGCTTATgtaaatctatttattttttgtaggTAGGATTAACACATATATTTGGGATTGGTcctaatttacaattttacttGTACGAAAGTATTAAATGGTTAGCTAGCTTAGTTACCTTATTATATTATCtaaaaaacataacacaaaacttctattttatttcaaGAACTTTGATCAtcaatcaaaactaaaactctAACCACACTCTTTAAATGATAGTTTAGTAAGTCTTTGcacttattatatattattttgtattggtGATCTTTCTCTGTCgccattttaaaataaataattacattcataaattcaaaatattgatACATGTATGTATCTGTAtgccaaaaacaatataaatttattaaattttcttacTAAACAAACAAGTATCATCACATTAATTCACACACCCTCTtgcctaaaaaaaaatctcttacaGAACAAGTCTGGCTTTTGCAAACATTGtctgaagaaatcaaaagatGGAACAGAGCAAAAGAACAGAACAAGTTGTGTTATCGCAGAGATTAAAAAGATTGATCGTCTCCTTTGTTTGTTGTCTTCCCATGTCTCTTCTCGGTCTCCTTCTCATGCTTCTCTTACTCTACAACAGCTTCTCCGTCTTCTCTTTTCATCTTGATACAATCCCACCTGTTAAATCCACTCTATCACCAACTCAACACcagattcttcatcatcatgcCTCAACATCATTATCTGAGTCAGACTCTTCATTGTTGCTTGTGGTGAAAGAAACCTCTTTAGGGCTCGTACAGAGGCAGAATGATTCGTCGACGAGGTtggagagaaggaagaggagattCAAGAGAAGAATCGATTCAACTTCTGCGATAATACAGCATTTACAAGTCAAACTAAGACAGAGATTCAAGACGAGGGTCAAGTCTTTCTTGTCCAAATCTTCTTGCGAGTCACTCTTCTTCATGACCTGGATCTCCTCCATCGAGTCTTTCGGTGATCGAGAGCGATTCACCATAGAGAGCCTCTTCAAGTTTCATCCAAACAGCTGTTTGATCTTGGTCTCAAACTCATTTGACTGTGACAGAGGAACCCTAATCTTGAAACCCTTTATAGATAAAGGGCTTAAAGTGCTTCCAGTTAAACCTGACTTCGCTTACATCTTTAAAGACACATCAGCAGAGAAATGGTTTGAACGATTGAAGAAAGGAACATTGAGTCCAGGAGGGATTCCATTAGAGCAAAACCTCTCCAACCTGCTGAGATTAGTCTTGCTCTACAGATACGGCGGAATCTACTTAGACACAGACGTTATAATCCTCAAACCTCTCACCGATCTCCACAACGTAATCGGAGCACAAGCAGTTGATGCAGTCACAAGAAAATGGAGCAGACTGAACAACGCGGTACTCATCTTCGACAAAAACCATCCTTTGCTTAAGAGATTCATCGACGAGTTCTCGAGAACCTTCAACGGTAACAAATGGGGTCACAATGGTCCATACTTAGTCTCGAGAGTCATTGCAAGAATCAACAACTCCCCATCTTCAGATTTGGGATTCTCTGTTCTTCCACCATCTGCTTTTTATCCGGTTGATTGGAACAGAATCAAAGGATTCTACAGAGCGCCCACGAATGAGACCGAGGCTAATTGGTTGTGGAAGAGGCTTGCGCATCTACGTAAAAATACCTTTGCTGTTCATCTTTGGAACAGAGAGAGTAAGAAACTTAGGATTGAAAAAGGAAGTATCATTCATCAACTCATGTCTCATTCTTGCATCTTTTgtaactcttcttctttacattttaagttaaaacatgtaaagtaaaattttcacaaaaagagagggagagagataaaAGGACATGCAGATTTGCTGATCTATCTGCCACTCTTAGGAGACGTACAAATAGGCCatgtatattttgtaagttGTACATCTAaagtctgattttttttgttatttactagACACGCTCCAAAGCCATTGTAGCATACATATTTACATTCTTTATTATGTGTTCAGTTTTGCATATCATGCCAATGAAAAGTtaggtttttttagttttttttttgtcacaacgACCAATTGTAAAAGCGTAATTGACCAGGCTAATTTGCAGGCAATAGAATTGAGTCCTTCTGATTTGTGACCAGAGGCTAAcaagtaaagactaaagagacaTAAATCACATCAGCTTAGAACTTGAATCTATTTCTCATatacaaaacaagaacacaTTGATTCAGGCAATAACATCACAACAACAATGGCTTAATTCTAATATCATAACAAAACAATGGTCTAAGATGATAACAACAATGATCATAACTAAAAACTATTCTAAATCTGAAGCAGGTGGTAAGTTCTATATGCTACTCATTCGGATACCAGGATCTCTACTAGGCTGAAAGTCTTTGGCCCTCGAAAGGGTCACATAGTAAAGCTCGGAGACAATCCCCGTGAGCACTATGAATGCTGCTCCAGCCCCAAACACGCCTTTCCTAAGTGATcgacaagaaggagaagaagtgtTCCCAAAGTAGACACGGTACTTTGTATGGTAAGCGTTTCTTACAGAGCCAGCAAGTAAACACACTTCTGctatgaagaagaaaaccctgCAACAACCATATCATCCCAATCCGTGACATTCATATTATGACAACAACACAAGAAAGATTCAGCAGGGAAGAGAAAAGCATATTACCAGGTGGTGATGAAGAGAAACACTGCCCAAGATCTAGACCTACTTGGTGTCAAGGCTCTTCCACAGCATAAACATCTGCTGGCCACCATGATTAAGAGCTGACTCGCCAATAAGATCAAGAAAGAACCAACTCCGAGACCTGTTGCTATATCCTTGTCATACACACAGTAGCTTAAATCTCTTGACTCTCTAGAAACTTGCCACtgcagcaaaaacaaaaatcaggacaaaatcaagaaatggTTTCGATTGATTTCATCTCTAATCTCGTCAAATCCTTCCCAAAGTTTTCAGCTTTCTACGAAACTAATTGAattttacaaaacccaaaagcAAATCAATGTTCgaagaagtagagagagagagagagaaactgaCGGTGGTTCTACGCTGCTCTGCAGCAACAGCAAGACCAAAAGATATGAGATCAAACACGAACACCAGAAGCAGTAGCAAAACGGAAGCCATTGATACCAGCTTAAGTCAAATCAACAACtctaacaaaaccctaaactcaaaatctcttctttcttcttcctccagtCCAGACTCTTTCTGGATACTAACGCCTAGGCGAAGAAGTCAGAAACACACTCTGCTAAGGAAAGAGGAAACTTGTGAACGTAGGGGACAcgtgttatttattttgttttattttgtttattttgaacaaatatttttatttatttttgtggaCCAAGTTTTTATGCTTTAAATAAGATGGAATTTTCAAAAATGATATTTGTCTTTAAAAAATTCcccttaaattttttaacataAGAGTATAAGTGTGTAATTTTGTAAAGGCAAATATGAAAACTATCTTTTTATgtgtgaaaaatattataaatatcctataaatatttttaaatattttataaaaagttttcaaaaactttaaaatactttttagaACCgcataaaaacattttaaaatctcataaaattttacaaaaacttGATCGAGTCTCCTAATAACAATTATCAtcaaaaaatacttataaaatattataatatgattAATAGCCattatactttttaattaatataatttctttcgtatgagttactaattttttcttttgaaaactaaaaatttaatataataagataggaGGGGTCCACCATTTATCCCATACTTTTAACTGAATTcttcaaataaacaaatattcattaaatatttaatacttcaaatatatatagatatttacgtgacttaaataaacaaatattttggataggtcttacaattagttaaattaatcctttgaccaaaacaaaatcttaagattaatcccttttttttttctttagatatttCCTAATCATATATACTCGGAGATGTATTATATTGTGTGTATAGAAGTCATTAGTTACGATCTTTAACATTACCAAGCTCTCTCATAATTTTCGTGCACTCCAAAACATATATCCTCATTTTTCTTCGAATGATCATACAATGGAACACGACAAAGAACTGCACACTAAAAAAGCTAAGGACTGTTGTAGTCCCAAGCTCTGCTGTTCTATTGTGTATGTAGCCTTGATCTCCGGTGGACTTGCTGGTCTTATAGTTTATCTAAAAAACACCCCCTCAGTCCCGGATATCTGGACCCACAGCCGCCGGTGCGACCGGAAATAGAATTAGCTCTATGGATTTCACGGTGCTCAATATTACACAGACACGTCTTAGTGCAAAGTGGGACTTGTTGATAAGGGTCCCTTACAATCTTCCTGATAGATATATATGTCTTAATGGAGATGTTCAAGCTTCCTTGTTTTACAAGAATTTTACTATTGCTACTTCATCCCGACAAAAGTAAGcaaaatacccttttttttcttttttctttattcatgtTTTAGAACTAACTGAATCCTCCGTAAAATCAGATACAGCGGTCTCCAATATCAATCGGCTCAGATTCTTAGGGTTTCAGCGGTCGTTTCTGATAAAGATATTAGTGGATTGATTGGGAAAGACTTAACGGAAGAtgtcaaagagaagaaggaagtgcGTTTCGGGTCGCGGGTTTTTCTTACGGATTGCAGAAAAAATAGGGCAGAATTTATGGGCTTTAGGTGCCATGAAGAAGCCACTTTGCGGTTCCAACCTGAATCCGAGATGAAGGCGACTATGTTTGGGAAACACTCAGCATGCTTCAATTTTTAAGCAATGTTTtagtttgttcttgtttctttaattcaccaatcattttttttttttttgttacaacttTACTAATGAAGGTTTTCTTTACGGAATAACAATGCCACtattaatcaaacaacaacaggGAGAtctaattcttaaaaaaaaaaacagaagatgatggaagagatagaaaagattagtattgattattttttgagAATAATTCATGATCATATATAAATAGATCATCAATCAACACTCAACAGGGTCTGTTGCACATACAACGACGACGGAAACCACGGCAGTCACCATATGATGATTACTCGCAAAATATGTCATGTTGACATGAGTTTTTATGTACATGTATCATGATGATATGAATTGTGAACCTGTAGCAATGAGCATAAGCAAAAGGAGAACGGCTGTGATCAAACGAGGAGAGACCTTCATTATTTAAGAGACAAAGAGTGATAGATTGAGATAAATGTTCCGCAGACCTAATAGGCAACAAGATGGAAACTTTTATATATGGGACTAAAGATGGATAAGATAGGGctatatatgtattttgaatacattatataataattcatCATCTTGGACGCCTTGTTATAAGATAGAGAGTGGTTGTTTAACCACGATATTGCCGTTTCTTAGGATCATGCTTTTATCACgtttctttggtttggttgtgaacagaaatataaaattgggtaattaaatgaaacaaaatttgacCTGTCCACAAGTTAACTAAGTAAAGATGTAAaacttatatacatataatttgtGAAATAGCTAATGATGTTATGTCTAGTCGGGAAAAAACAGAGTTAAGCCTTCTAGTGCCGTCATCTAAATAGATTGAGACatttagtttacaaaaaaaaagttaagaaagaaaatgtttataacagcaaaaaaacaatattacatAACACAAAGGTTTATGGAGAGCCTTTCTATCAAAAGACTCTGCATCTCCAAGCTCCCATGAAACTTCTatatcctatttttttttcaggggGCTTCGGAATTAcaaactcaaaagtcaaaacaacagttaaagttttatacatatacataaaatCTTTTATCATTTGGTATCGAATATATTggatatattttaagttttttaaaaatggcaAAAAGGAGTATAGTAGTTAGTATAActtgtgaagatgatgatatgaaCGATGGAaccatcatgggttctcaggaTCAGTTTGGATCTCATGAGCCAACTCTCTGGTTAAGGAATCAGCGCGATCGTCGTGTCCTCCGGCAAATGTATAGACTTTGAATGCAAACTGAAATGCCCTCCAAAGCATTTTAGCACTACCTACTGCCTTCTTCAAGCTCGGTTTCGCATCAGGCGACACaagcttttcttctctcttttcctgTAAATTTGATTAAGACTACAGTAAGAAAAAAGGCTAGAAATGGAGAAAATGTTTTAACATTGCTAGCTTTTAGTTACCTTCAATGCAAGTTCCATACAACTTGATGAGATATCAACCATTGTCTCCTTGATCTGAATAAGTATATTAAAGTCAAAGTGGATGTTGTGGCTCTGAAACTTCTTggcttcttcatctttggttcGATCAAGAGTGTCAATGTCTCCTTTGAtctatttaattaatcaataaatcatttttggATCTTTATGTTACATAGTGATATTGAAATGGTTTAAAATTAGGTACGTACCTTTGTGAAGTAACGTTCGACTTTATCTAGAAGCTGATTCAAAGGAGCTTCTATCTTCCAGTTCTGTAGCTCGGTGATCATaccatgaagcttcttgtaCAATGCAGCTGCCATTCTCATTGCCTCAAGTTTCTTCTGAGGAAACCCTTCACATCGGGCAAGAAcctacaattttaaaaatatttttactaatcaagaatcacaaaaacagaggatacATAAGTGAAGATAATAAGATGTTTGAATGTTGCTGACCTGTGACTCATCAGTTAGGTTTTCAAGAACTGATTCTACGCGGGCGTGGAAGCTAAGAAGGTCAGTCATGTCTTTAGTCTGAAACTTAGTGATCTCAATCTTCAGCTCATTGATTGACTTCATGTACTTTGCAATATCGTCTTGTATTTGCAGGAAATATGCAGATTTCTTTGTGATCTCAGCAAGTGCATCAGCCATTCCTTGTTTCCCACCAGCTGGAGCGCTTCCAGTTCCAGCTTTTCTTCCGCCTCCGCCACCGGTTTTTGCTGCAGGATCACGCCCTTCTACTTTCCCTTTAAGGATTCTGTAAAGGTTACCTAATTGGGTTGACCTTTTCAGTTTTGTAGCTGCTTTCTTGGGACGCAAGCTTCTTGCTGCTCCTGGAGGGGGCGGTGGACCTGCTGCTCCTGGTGGGGGTGGAGGACCGGCTGCTCCGTTCGCCATACCCATTCGAGGTGGTGACGGAGGCGGCCCTGCTGCTCCAGTTGACTTAGCCATAGGAGGTGGTGGCGGTGGGGGTCCTGCTCCATTAGCTAGAGGCATAGGAGGTGGAGGAGGCGGTGGTCCACATCTTCCATTGTTTGTCATAGGCattggtggtggcggtggtgcTCTGTTCTGCAttggcggaggaggaggcggtGTTGGTGCCGCTGCAGTTCCTGGAGGCGGAGGGGGCTGTGGTGGGGCTACTGTAGTTCTTGGAGGTTGAGGCGGTGGAGGGGGAGGTGGTGGAGCAGCGCCTTTTAAAGGCATAACTGCtggtggcggaggaggtggCGTTGGTATTGCCGTGTCAGAAATACGTGGTGGTGAcggaggaggagggggaggaGGTGGTGGCTGTGAAGGTAAAGATGCAGTTTTAATAATAGATAGTGGAGGAAGAGGCGATGGTGGCAAAGGTTCCGGAGCAACTACAGATCTTTCTGTCTGATTAAGTTTGGCTTCAGATGTTGAATCCAGTGAAGCTATCTTCATGATAATATCTTTATCTTTATCAAGAACAACAGATTCTTCTGTCTCCATCTTCACATCAATGCTCTCTATATCATCCATTTTTGGCTTGAACTCTTCAACAACACTAATCTCAGCTTCTACATTGCTTTGGTTTGGTTCCTGAGCTTCTTTCTGTGACAAAATGTGTATAGCAAGTCGCTTAACATCGATAGGACTAAGCTTCTCAAGTGCTTGAACTCTCATATTCCACAAAAGATGTGACGCAGAGTTTGCAAAGTCCCCAACTCTTCCCGGTGAACCCATCATTGGTTCTGGTAGAACTGATCTTGGCGTAATTGGTGACCCGCAAAACGAGTTTCTACTATCGAATGATGATTTGCTATCGGAGAATGAATCAGATGGCGATAAAACTCGACTGCTCGAGGATTTAGCTGTCCGTGGACTAGtggcttctttcttctcttcttcttcatcaatctccATCATATCAAACCTCTCTTTAGACATCTTAATCAATCCATCTAATGCAGCTAACACCTTTTCCactgcaaagaaaacaaaacattttaaagagttttccaattcaaaacatttttaaatattttaaaaaatggtttttCTTGTTACCT from Camelina sativa cultivar DH55 chromosome 7, Cs, whole genome shotgun sequence includes the following:
- the LOC104703696 gene encoding lactosylceramide 4-alpha-galactosyltransferase-like; this translates as MEQSKRTEQVVLSQRLKRLIVSFVCCLPMSLLGLLLMLLLLYNSFSVFSFHLDTIPPVKSTLSPTQHQILHHHASTSLSESDSSLLLVVKETSLGLVQRQNDSSTRLERRKRRFKRRIDSTSAIIQHLQVKLRQRFKTRVKSFLSKSSCESLFFMTWISSIESFGDRERFTIESLFKFHPNSCLILVSNSFDCDRGTLILKPFIDKGLKVLPVKPDFAYIFKDTSAEKWFERLKKGTLSPGGIPLEQNLSNLLRLVLLYRYGGIYLDTDVIILKPLTDLHNVIGAQAVDAVTRKWSRLNNAVLIFDKNHPLLKRFIDEFSRTFNGNKWGHNGPYLVSRVIARINNSPSSDLGFSVLPPSAFYPVDWNRIKGFYRAPTNETEANWLWKRLAHLRKNTFAVHLWNRESKKLRIEKGSIIHQLMSHSCIFCNSSSLHFKLKHVK
- the LOC104703697 gene encoding uncharacterized protein LOC104703697 produces the protein MASVLLLLLVFVFDLISFGLAVAAEQRRTTWQVSRESRDLSYCVYDKDIATGLGVGSFLILLASQLLIMVASRCLCCGRALTPSRSRSWAVFLFITTWVFFFIAEVCLLAGSVRNAYHTKYRVYFGNTSSPSCRSLRKGVFGAGAAFIVLTGIVSELYYVTLSRAKDFQPSRDPGIRMSSI
- the LOC104703698 gene encoding uncharacterized protein At4g04980-like, producing MTAGGCFGIQTTMLFGRKSSTKLQPVKGQASPKVSKNSKQDVKTSSSSPKPSSSSPISIRSSKSILSGSTSSRRVSSPIGMLKNVSNKEAKSPKASSSPKWTGNFILMVELRRKIFTFRDIIDLSSLDGSPSITDMVMHTMKDLQKLCPEIIHSSHISEIRRANVDKVLDHFFNALKSIGDSWIDNPEWIAKSKYWSSSVGKNQSDRLVEKVLAALDGLIKMSKERFDMMEIDEEEEKKEATSPRTAKSSSSRVLSPSDSFSDSKSSFDSRNSFCGSPITPRSVLPEPMMGSPGRVGDFANSASHLLWNMRVQALEKLSPIDVKRLAIHILSQKEAQEPNQSNVEAEISVVEEFKPKMDDIESIDVKMETEESVVLDKDKDIIMKIASLDSTSEAKLNQTERSVVAPEPLPPSPLPPLSIIKTASLPSQPPPPPPPPPSPPRISDTAIPTPPPPPPAVMPLKGAAPPPPPPPPQPPRTTVAPPQPPPPPGTAAAPTPPPPPPMQNRAPPPPPMPMTNNGRCGPPPPPPPMPLANGAGPPPPPPPMAKSTGAAGPPPSPPRMGMANGAAGPPPPPGAAGPPPPPGAARSLRPKKAATKLKRSTQLGNLYRILKGKVEGRDPAAKTGGGGGRKAGTGSAPAGGKQGMADALAEITKKSAYFLQIQDDIAKYMKSINELKIEITKFQTKDMTDLLSFHARVESVLENLTDESQVLARCEGFPQKKLEAMRMAAALYKKLHGMITELQNWKIEAPLNQLLDKVERYFTKIKGDIDTLDRTKDEEAKKFQSHNIHFDFNILIQIKETMVDISSSCMELALKEKREEKLVSPDAKPSLKKAVGSAKMLWRAFQFAFKVYTFAGGHDDRADSLTRELAHEIQTDPENP